A genome region from Hevea brasiliensis isolate MT/VB/25A 57/8 chromosome 9, ASM3005281v1, whole genome shotgun sequence includes the following:
- the LOC131183265 gene encoding uncharacterized protein LOC131183265: protein MLDELKQLHAALDASEVKLRNDNSTIGELLNKLQSRKPRMETLLNHIFAQKDKSFGSDGWDEEYRDKKSMECLLNHIFAQMDKSFGSDRWDEEYDDNNSKEGCYFVRGNMDAWQANVASGSPWSNHNIDKKGKGSGKSKKNPKGKAGQKRK from the exons ATGCTTGATGAATTGAAGCAACTTCATGCTGCATTAGATGCGAG TGAGGTGAAGCTTCGGAATGATAACTCAACAATTGGAGAGCTTTTAAACAAGTTGCAGTCAAGAAAGCCACGAATGGAAACTTTGCTGAATCACATATTCGCACAGAAGGATAAAAGCTTTGGATCAGATGGATGGGATGAGGAATATAGGGACAAGAAGTCCATGGAATGTTTGCTGAATCACATATTTGCACAGATGGATAAAAGCTTTGGATCAGATAGATGGGATGAGGAATATGATGACAACAACTCCAAAGAAGGTTGCTATTTTGTTAGGGGCAATATGGATGCTTGGCAGGCTAATGTTGCTTCTGGAAGTCCGTGGAGCAATCACAACATAGATAAAAAGGGAAAGGGAAGTGGCAAGTCCAAGAAAAACCCCAAAGGAAAAGCAGGACAAAAACGCAAGTAG